The following proteins are encoded in a genomic region of Amblyraja radiata isolate CabotCenter1 chromosome 19, sAmbRad1.1.pri, whole genome shotgun sequence:
- the pthlh gene encoding parathyroid hormone-related protein isoform X1, which translates to MCSQVTRGDMENSGNICQHLAIAIFLFCSYTATHGKPVDGINIKKRSVTEHQFMNDKARSIHDLRRRIWLNNVMGEIHTAVSREVAERPPPRSARVPVLLINVGPKNSTNAVTRTAGREEDKPGANRHQNARKNGRRKKQGNNSRRKAQRGREENRRRARSPVTQPGTGVVPSLSPPANSRSIAPVTTAA; encoded by the exons ATGTGTTCACAGGTTACAAGAGGTGACATGGAGAACAGCGGGAACATCTGTCAGCATCTGGCCATCGCTATATTCCTCTTCTGTTCTTATACCGCCACACACGGCAAACCAGTGGATGGAATTAACATCAA GAAGAGGTCAGTCACGGAGCACCAGTTCATGAACGACAAGGCCAGGTCAATCCACGACTTGCGGCGACGGATCTGGCTCAACAACGTAATGGGAGAGATACACACAGCTGTGAGCCGCGAGGTGGCCGAGCGGCCGCCGCCACGTTCCGCCAGAGTGCCCGTGCTTCTCATCAACGTGGGGCCCAAGAACAGCACCAACGCGGTCACCAGGACGGCGGGAAGAGAGGAGGACAAGCCGGGCGCAAACAGGCACCAGAACGCCAGGAAGAACGGGAGGAGGAAGAAACAGGGCAATAACAGCAGGCGCAAGGCGCAGAGAGGCCGGGAGGAGAACCGCAGGCGCGCCCGCTCCCCCGTGACCCAGCCCGGCACCGGAGTCGTCCCAAGCCTCTCCCCACCGGCCAACTCCCGCTCTATCGCCCCGGTAACTACCGCCGcttga
- the pthlh gene encoding parathyroid hormone-related protein isoform X2 yields the protein MENSGNICQHLAIAIFLFCSYTATHGKPVDGINIKKRSVTEHQFMNDKARSIHDLRRRIWLNNVMGEIHTAVSREVAERPPPRSARVPVLLINVGPKNSTNAVTRTAGREEDKPGANRHQNARKNGRRKKQGNNSRRKAQRGREENRRRARSPVTQPGTGVVPSLSPPANSRSIAPVTTAA from the exons ATGGAGAACAGCGGGAACATCTGTCAGCATCTGGCCATCGCTATATTCCTCTTCTGTTCTTATACCGCCACACACGGCAAACCAGTGGATGGAATTAACATCAA GAAGAGGTCAGTCACGGAGCACCAGTTCATGAACGACAAGGCCAGGTCAATCCACGACTTGCGGCGACGGATCTGGCTCAACAACGTAATGGGAGAGATACACACAGCTGTGAGCCGCGAGGTGGCCGAGCGGCCGCCGCCACGTTCCGCCAGAGTGCCCGTGCTTCTCATCAACGTGGGGCCCAAGAACAGCACCAACGCGGTCACCAGGACGGCGGGAAGAGAGGAGGACAAGCCGGGCGCAAACAGGCACCAGAACGCCAGGAAGAACGGGAGGAGGAAGAAACAGGGCAATAACAGCAGGCGCAAGGCGCAGAGAGGCCGGGAGGAGAACCGCAGGCGCGCCCGCTCCCCCGTGACCCAGCCCGGCACCGGAGTCGTCCCAAGCCTCTCCCCACCGGCCAACTCCCGCTCTATCGCCCCGGTAACTACCGCCGcttga